One stretch of Paenibacillus sp. JQZ6Y-1 DNA includes these proteins:
- a CDS encoding flagellin, whose translation MVKLTKNNILVQAAQSMLSQANSAPQGVLSLLR comes from the coding sequence AATGGTTAAACTGACTAAAAACAACATCTTGGTACAAGCGGCACAATCCATGCTGTCCCAAGCTAACTCTGCACCACAAGGCGTTCTGTCCCTGCTGCGTTAA